Proteins encoded in a region of the Abditibacteriota bacterium genome:
- a CDS encoding CpXC domain-containing protein, translating into MSLREDDLSVRETKTITCHACGGQHSFDAWKVVNAERDPEMKTRIMDGAAFIFTCPDCGGKTLAEYPMLYVDPEKRLMIQLLPGNRAAAGTEHQLARLQDLRGERLVRAVPSIETLMEKILIFDAGLDDRVIEKLKLLVRLQIQEEQPWVKPGMILFHREDNDRFDVYADGQFFMTHEYPFRAYELMYRDSADRLPDLREDGPVIDEDWVKKYYGIE; encoded by the coding sequence CGCTTGCGGCGGGCAGCATTCCTTTGACGCCTGGAAGGTGGTGAACGCGGAGCGGGATCCGGAGATGAAGACAAGGATCATGGACGGCGCTGCTTTCATTTTCACCTGTCCCGACTGCGGCGGGAAGACCCTGGCGGAGTATCCCATGCTGTATGTCGATCCGGAAAAGCGCCTGATGATACAGCTCCTGCCGGGCAACCGCGCGGCTGCCGGGACGGAACATCAGCTCGCCCGGCTACAGGACCTGAGAGGGGAGCGCCTTGTCCGGGCGGTGCCCTCCATCGAAACGCTGATGGAGAAGATACTGATCTTCGACGCGGGGCTGGACGACAGGGTCATAGAAAAGCTCAAGCTGCTGGTCCGCCTGCAGATACAGGAGGAGCAGCCTTGGGTGAAGCCCGGGATGATACTCTTTCACCGGGAAGACAACGACCGCTTTGACGTGTATGCCGACGGCCAGTTTTTCATGACTCACGAGTACCCTTTCCGGGCCTATGAGCTGATGTACCGGGACTCCGCCGACCGGCTGCCGGACCTCCGGGAGGACGGGCCTGTGATCGACGAAGACTGGGTGAAGAAGTATTATGGAATAGAGTAA